One window of the Thermoplasmata archaeon genome contains the following:
- a CDS encoding CoA-binding protein — MDENIRAMFHPRSIAIIGASNKLWKVGHAVIANVLFGDCLRRDRQLGYKGKIYPVNPNEDVIFNLPTYPSVLAIPEVVDLAVIAVPAKVVPGVVEECGKKGVKAAIIISAGFGETGEEGKRVEEEIVKTARSYGMRVLGPNCLGIYSLYEDLNTTFARAMPARGPISFISQSGAFCASVIQYSLEEHFGFSNFVSIGNKSDIDDADIIEYYATDEHTKCVAMYIEALKDARKFLKVAREVCKKIPIVALKSGRTEIGRNAAKSHTGSIAGNDIAYEAMFRQTGIYRARTMSELFDAARALAYQPPPSLEGGIAVVTNSGGPGVVATDAASDLGLPLAKLSDRTINELNRVCPPEWSHRNPVDILGDASPDRYADSIRVLLEAKEVSGLIVITAPQAMTDPETLAKRIVEAAKGTSKPVIASFVGMISSPAENYVESQGIPEMSFPEDAVFGMHALVHRARILRREEIWQE, encoded by the coding sequence ATGGATGAAAACATAAGAGCCATGTTCCATCCGAGGAGCATTGCGATAATCGGTGCATCAAACAAGCTCTGGAAGGTGGGTCATGCTGTTATTGCAAATGTGCTCTTTGGCGATTGTCTGCGCAGAGATAGACAGCTGGGTTATAAAGGCAAAATTTATCCAGTAAATCCAAACGAGGATGTAATTTTCAATTTACCCACATATCCATCAGTTCTTGCCATTCCAGAAGTGGTGGACCTTGCAGTGATTGCAGTGCCTGCAAAGGTAGTGCCTGGTGTAGTTGAAGAATGTGGAAAGAAGGGAGTTAAAGCAGCAATAATAATTTCTGCTGGATTTGGTGAGACGGGAGAGGAGGGAAAACGAGTTGAAGAGGAGATTGTGAAGACGGCTAGAAGTTACGGAATGCGGGTTCTCGGACCCAACTGCCTTGGTATCTACAGCTTGTATGAAGACCTGAATACCACATTTGCAAGAGCAATGCCAGCAAGAGGACCTATTTCCTTTATCTCTCAGAGTGGTGCTTTCTGTGCCTCGGTCATTCAGTATTCACTGGAGGAGCACTTTGGATTCTCAAATTTTGTGAGCATTGGCAACAAATCTGACATAGATGATGCAGACATAATTGAGTATTATGCCACAGATGAACACACAAAATGTGTTGCAATGTATATCGAAGCCCTGAAGGATGCAAGAAAATTTCTGAAGGTGGCACGAGAGGTTTGTAAAAAGATTCCAATTGTCGCTCTAAAATCTGGAAGAACAGAGATTGGGAGAAATGCGGCTAAATCCCATACAGGTAGTATTGCAGGCAATGATATTGCATATGAGGCAATGTTTCGCCAGACGGGAATTTATAGAGCGAGAACGATGAGCGAGCTTTTTGATGCAGCTAGAGCTCTCGCTTACCAGCCACCACCTTCCCTTGAAGGAGGAATTGCAGTGGTCACAAACTCTGGTGGTCCCGGTGTGGTTGCTACAGATGCAGCCAGTGACCTCGGTTTACCGCTAGCAAAACTATCAGACCGGACAATAAATGAGCTGAACAGAGTTTGCCCACCCGAATGGTCTCATAGAAATCCCGTGGATATTCTCGGAGATGCGAGTCCAGACAGGTATGCAGATTCAATCCGTGTGCTTCTGGAAGCAAAGGAAGTTTCTGGTTTGATTGTTATCACTGCCCCTCAGGCAATGACAGACCCTGAGACACTTGCAAAGAGAATTGTGGAGGCTGCGAAAGGCACCTCAAAGCCAGTAATTGCCTCATTTGTGGGGATGATTTCAAGCCCCGCAGAAAATTATGTGGAGAGTCAAGGCATTCCAGAAATGTCGTTCCCAGAGGATGCAGTGTTTGGGATGCATGCACTTGTGCACAGAGCCAGAATTTTAAGGAGGGAAGAGATATGGCAGGAGTAG
- a CDS encoding acetate--CoA ligase family protein, producing the protein MAGVEISQVFASVLAEGRNVLSLDEARKVLEAIGIKFNAYGFARNLEEAIQLSRKIGYPVAMKIVSPDVIHKTEVGGVKLYLQSELDIVHAYEQMLENVKKVMPNARVLGVSVEEMLRGTELVIGVTRDEQFGPMLMFGLGGIWVEIYKDVSFRIIPLERVDAWEMIHEIKGIEIIEGARGFEPVNKKKIVDYIMKVSEFVETHPEIEEMDINPLIGAKGDLYAIDARIILRDVKEQK; encoded by the coding sequence ATGGCAGGAGTAGAAATAAGCCAGGTGTTTGCAAGTGTGCTGGCAGAGGGTAGAAATGTGCTTTCATTGGATGAAGCAAGAAAGGTGCTTGAAGCCATTGGAATTAAGTTCAATGCCTATGGCTTTGCCAGAAATCTGGAGGAAGCAATTCAGCTTTCAAGGAAAATTGGTTATCCTGTGGCTATGAAAATTGTTTCTCCTGATGTAATTCACAAAACAGAAGTGGGCGGAGTCAAACTCTACCTTCAAAGCGAGCTGGACATTGTGCATGCCTACGAGCAGATGCTGGAAAATGTGAAAAAGGTAATGCCGAATGCAAGGGTGCTTGGTGTGAGTGTCGAGGAGATGTTGCGAGGCACAGAACTTGTTATCGGTGTTACCAGAGATGAGCAGTTTGGCCCGATGCTCATGTTTGGGCTTGGCGGAATCTGGGTTGAAATTTACAAGGATGTGTCTTTCAGAATAATTCCGCTTGAACGCGTGGATGCCTGGGAAATGATTCACGAGATAAAGGGGATTGAGATAATTGAGGGAGCAAGGGGCTTCGAACCGGTTAACAAGAAAAAGATTGTGGACTACATTATGAAGGTTTCTGAGTTTGTAGAGACACATCCAGAAATTGAGGAGATGGACATAAATCCGCTGATAGGCGCAAAAGGGGACCTTTACGCAATTGATGCCAGAATAATTTTGAGAGATGTGAAGGAGCAGAAATAA
- a CDS encoding zinc ribbon domain-containing protein, protein MPSTCNNCGAELPAAATVCPKCGNLVTLVSAEERDKKLKELASLLELEESEEEVEPKLTEGPSAMYGKKENGRVGFTNGRVNGLSERTGFTNGKKKGIERRVYVEKKRTVIALAVVLLIVSSILLVYFMLPQPSGKIGIDGNFSDWDDVHKTSVASAITRDSIAPVELAMLEEEKTLAFYVKVRGTIFEGAPQIVAERITDGCYILVDADRNPDTGYSALGYGFDYKITVFGESGNVRSSSVYAYGSTENRINWSAWNMVSSAKAANSGSQMELQVSKTAVSFSENFTAILIMKSWDGLASEPFLFSKTGIYIEAKVLAVAPMVLNDAPEFLKIELCAKGGDALLNQISFKVLGNARNYTLALTDGTRELGSAFVGEEDTVRINAGNYKLNKNTIVTLILTGNLSGVSVGGTAGFRPAGPSSIDASAQVLLRNPSTPNGNFVGYYQEVPQNPEVDGAFGEWKEVTQETTRVLNPNVDIKEYAFLLGNTLGMYVGVEGRIFNGELIPERTPIVGTGSGQQPTSGYISGEDVLRVYLYTTLSYISPDYMVEISGLDNCVKNAAFYTQVNGTWVKIQAVNAKISEWQVEFEIPNVVKNTFFYVDVAFKDWNSSSASRVVLSPGVNEDVQIVIVIPVLLIATWMICSRREEKHD, encoded by the coding sequence ATGCCATCAACTTGCAATAATTGTGGTGCTGAGCTTCCCGCAGCTGCGACTGTTTGCCCAAAGTGTGGCAATCTAGTCACTCTTGTTTCTGCGGAGGAACGCGATAAGAAACTGAAGGAACTTGCCTCTCTGCTTGAACTTGAGGAATCTGAAGAGGAGGTAGAACCAAAGCTCACAGAAGGACCTTCTGCCATGTATGGAAAAAAAGAGAATGGAAGAGTTGGTTTCACCAATGGAAGAGTAAATGGTCTGAGTGAGAGGACAGGTTTTACCAATGGAAAGAAGAAAGGAATCGAACGCAGGGTTTATGTTGAGAAAAAAAGAACAGTCATTGCATTGGCCGTGGTTCTTTTGATTGTTTCTTCTATACTTCTCGTTTATTTCATGCTTCCACAACCATCTGGAAAGATTGGAATTGATGGCAATTTCAGTGACTGGGATGATGTGCACAAGACCTCTGTAGCATCAGCTATAACAAGGGATTCTATTGCACCTGTGGAACTGGCTATGCTGGAAGAGGAGAAAACATTAGCATTCTATGTGAAGGTGAGGGGCACAATCTTTGAGGGTGCACCCCAGATAGTGGCTGAGAGAATTACCGATGGCTGCTACATACTGGTAGATGCTGATAGAAATCCAGATACGGGCTATTCTGCCCTTGGTTATGGATTTGACTACAAGATTACCGTATTCGGAGAGAGCGGAAATGTGAGAAGCAGCAGTGTTTATGCCTATGGAAGCACAGAAAATAGAATTAATTGGTCTGCCTGGAACATGGTTTCTTCCGCTAAAGCAGCGAATTCTGGTTCGCAAATGGAACTTCAAGTGAGCAAAACCGCAGTATCTTTCAGCGAGAATTTTACAGCCATTCTCATAATGAAATCCTGGGATGGGCTTGCCTCTGAACCCTTCCTGTTTTCAAAAACAGGGATTTACATTGAGGCAAAGGTATTGGCAGTTGCTCCAATGGTGCTGAATGATGCGCCAGAGTTTCTGAAGATTGAACTATGTGCCAAAGGCGGTGATGCCCTTCTAAACCAAATTTCGTTTAAAGTTCTGGGTAATGCGAGAAATTACACCCTTGCTCTAACCGATGGAACTCGAGAACTTGGAAGCGCTTTCGTTGGAGAGGAAGATACTGTTAGAATAAATGCAGGGAACTATAAACTGAATAAAAATACAATTGTCACACTCATCCTTACTGGAAATTTAAGTGGTGTGAGTGTCGGTGGCACTGCGGGTTTCAGACCGGCTGGACCTTCTAGTATTGATGCTAGTGCCCAGGTTTTGCTAAGAAATCCATCTACTCCTAATGGAAATTTTGTTGGTTACTACCAGGAAGTCCCGCAAAACCCAGAGGTGGACGGCGCGTTTGGGGAGTGGAAGGAAGTGACCCAGGAAACGACCAGAGTTTTAAATCCAAATGTGGACATAAAGGAGTATGCGTTTTTGTTGGGAAACACGCTGGGAATGTATGTTGGTGTTGAAGGTAGAATTTTCAATGGGGAGTTAATACCCGAACGCACGCCGATTGTTGGCACCGGTAGTGGCCAACAGCCAACATCTGGCTACATTTCAGGTGAGGATGTGCTTCGTGTCTATCTCTACACGACTCTTTCTTACATCAGCCCAGATTACATGGTGGAAATCTCAGGATTGGATAACTGCGTCAAAAATGCTGCATTTTATACTCAGGTTAACGGAACATGGGTCAAAATTCAGGCAGTGAATGCAAAAATCTCAGAATGGCAGGTGGAATTTGAAATTCCAAATGTAGTGAAAAATACATTTTTCTATGTGGATGTGGCATTCAAGGACTGGAACAGTTCAAGTGCAAGCAGAGTGGTGCTGAGTCCAGGCGTGAACGAAGATGTGCAAATTGTGATAGTGATTCCAGTGCTTCTGATCGCAACCTGGATGATTTGTAGTAGAAGAGAAGAAAAGCATGATTGA
- a CDS encoding ABC transporter ATP-binding protein: protein MIECREITKKFDNFLALSNISFTVEKGVFGLLGTNGAGKTTTIKILVTLLKPTSGTALIDGIDVVRKPMEVKKKIGYLPEMPMLFEHLTGKEFLELMGNLRKMEVMEIENRIEELAKMLGIGDYLDVLCSTLSKGTRQKFAFAGAIFHEPEYLFLDEPLLGMDPKYWHVAKNYIKNYGRNHVVFMSTHITNLAEEICDSIGIIHQGKLLACGKLDEVKGALTLEESLIEKIDAAG, encoded by the coding sequence ATGATTGAATGCAGAGAAATTACGAAAAAATTTGATAATTTTCTCGCACTCTCAAATATTTCCTTCACTGTGGAAAAGGGCGTTTTTGGACTTCTCGGAACCAACGGAGCTGGCAAAACCACAACCATAAAGATTCTTGTCACCTTGCTAAAACCCACATCAGGCACTGCATTGATAGATGGAATTGATGTTGTGAGAAAACCAATGGAGGTTAAGAAAAAGATAGGGTATCTCCCAGAGATGCCAATGCTTTTTGAACATTTAACAGGCAAGGAATTTCTGGAATTGATGGGCAATTTGCGAAAAATGGAAGTGATGGAAATCGAAAATAGAATTGAGGAACTCGCAAAAATGCTGGGGATTGGAGATTATCTTGATGTACTCTGTTCCACCCTTTCCAAAGGCACGAGACAGAAGTTTGCGTTCGCCGGTGCAATTTTTCATGAGCCAGAATATCTTTTTTTGGATGAGCCCTTGCTGGGAATGGACCCAAAATACTGGCATGTGGCAAAGAATTACATAAAAAATTATGGGAGAAACCATGTGGTTTTTATGAGTACACACATCACGAATTTGGCAGAGGAAATTTGCGATAGCATAGGCATTATTCATCAGGGTAAGTTACTTGCTTGCGGAAAATTGGATGAAGTGAAAGGGGCTCTCACACTAGAGGAGTCACTGATTGAGAAAATTGATGCCGCAGGGTGA
- a CDS encoding translin family protein yields MWLGMLLTMPNLNLHEMISQAVAELDEIEAVREIAIKNARTIIKESRKIIQMTHLGNDVREGLKKLREEMLMIRGLCEKIDANKVLPVLEDAYQEFGEVCIFLAVLKGEPIPSHKELGITPGAYLLACGDVIGELRRFCLNCLKRGEVEKGTKILEIMEEFYSELEVLDYPTAMVPLKHKIDVARGIIDKTRSDVAYAVMSRRV; encoded by the coding sequence ATGTGGTTAGGAATGCTCCTAACCATGCCCAATCTTAATTTGCATGAAATGATAAGTCAGGCCGTTGCTGAACTTGACGAGATTGAAGCGGTTAGAGAGATTGCAATAAAGAATGCAAGGACAATCATAAAAGAGTCCAGAAAAATTATTCAGATGACGCATCTAGGCAATGATGTGCGTGAGGGACTCAAGAAATTAAGGGAAGAGATGCTGATGATTAGGGGTTTGTGTGAAAAAATAGATGCAAACAAGGTCTTGCCTGTACTAGAAGATGCATACCAGGAGTTTGGGGAAGTATGCATTTTTCTCGCGGTGTTGAAAGGCGAGCCAATACCCTCTCATAAAGAACTCGGAATTACACCAGGTGCTTACCTTCTAGCTTGTGGGGATGTAATTGGGGAATTGCGCAGATTCTGTCTCAACTGTTTGAAAAGGGGAGAGGTTGAGAAGGGCACAAAAATTCTTGAAATTATGGAGGAATTTTACAGTGAACTTGAAGTGTTAGATTATCCCACTGCAATGGTTCCGCTCAAACACAAGATTGATGTGGCAAGAGGAATCATAGACAAGACACGAAGCGATGTTGCTTATGCTGTAATGTCTCGCAGAGTTTAG
- the ppdK gene encoding pyruvate, phosphate dikinase, with protein MTMKKYVYLFTEGDGKNKKLLGGKGAGLCEMTQIGLPVPPGFVITTEACLEYYERNRELPDGLREQVMDAIKKLEEASGKKFGGKPPLLVSVRSGAAISMPGMMDTILNLGLNDETVKALAEATQNERFAYDAYRRFISLFSKIAMGVDDELFSHALEKMKKNKGYKYDTDLTAEDLKQLCEEFKAITKREKGDFPTDPYAQLFTAVKAVFESWNGKRCVDYRREFKITPDMANGTAANVQTMVFGNMGNDSATGVAFTRDPATGENVFYGEYLVNAQGEDVVAGIRTPKPIAELKEEMPTVYQQLLEVRAKLEKHFKEVQDLEFTIEKGKLYMLQTRNGKMNAAARVKTAVDFVKEGVITKEEALLRINPSELDQLMHRRVDPKYTGKPIAVGIPASPGAASGSVIFDADEAERRGRLGWKVILLREETKPEDIHGFFAAQGILTSKGGKTSHAAVVARGMGKPCVTGCEDIKIDSRARVATVGNIKISEGDIVTIDGTSGRVWLGDVPKIEPEISEEFKTILAWADEIRKLGVRANANTPKEAALAISFGAEGIGLCRTERMFNETNRLPIVQEMILAETYEERKKCLDKLLPFQKQDFIEIFKVMKEKPVTIRLLDPPLHEFLPSQEELMTEIERLKNFRKIVEAMHELPETIKLMDPKLHMYLEPVEKVSAELMKLGEQRVDEDLLRLKENVLRKVKNLAEVNPMLGHRGVRVGITYPEIYEMQIRAILEAVAELLKQGNQVNAEIMVPQVCTAQELKWVHDILKKVHREVEEKYGIKVPYKFGTMIEVVRACMRAGKLSEYAEFFSFGTNDLTQATFSFSREDAENKFLPLYNEKKILQDNPFEILDVKGVGRLMMITIEWGRKTRPDLKVGICGEHGGEPRSIEFCHSIGVDYVSCSPYRIPIARVAAAQAAIKEKMGTLKKEP; from the coding sequence ATGACCATGAAGAAGTATGTGTATCTGTTCACTGAAGGAGATGGAAAAAACAAGAAGTTATTAGGTGGCAAAGGTGCTGGACTATGTGAAATGACTCAGATAGGGTTGCCGGTACCTCCCGGTTTTGTGATAACTACAGAGGCTTGCTTGGAGTATTATGAGAGAAACAGGGAATTGCCAGATGGTTTGAGAGAGCAGGTCATGGATGCAATTAAAAAACTTGAGGAGGCAAGCGGAAAAAAATTCGGCGGGAAACCTCCGCTTCTGGTCTCCGTGAGAAGTGGTGCCGCAATTTCAATGCCCGGCATGATGGACACAATTCTAAATTTAGGATTAAACGATGAAACTGTGAAGGCACTGGCTGAAGCAACACAGAATGAAAGATTTGCCTACGATGCCTATAGACGATTCATTTCGCTGTTCAGCAAAATTGCAATGGGTGTTGATGACGAACTCTTTTCCCATGCCCTTGAAAAAATGAAGAAAAACAAGGGCTACAAATATGATACAGACCTAACTGCTGAAGACCTCAAACAACTTTGCGAAGAATTCAAAGCTATAACCAAGAGAGAAAAAGGAGATTTTCCAACAGACCCATATGCGCAGCTCTTTACGGCAGTCAAAGCTGTATTTGAATCCTGGAATGGAAAAAGATGTGTGGACTATAGAAGAGAATTCAAGATTACACCGGATATGGCAAACGGCACTGCCGCGAATGTGCAAACGATGGTGTTTGGTAACATGGGAAATGACTCTGCAACAGGTGTTGCATTTACAAGGGACCCTGCTACTGGAGAAAATGTGTTTTATGGAGAATATCTCGTAAACGCTCAAGGCGAAGATGTTGTGGCTGGGATAAGGACACCTAAGCCAATTGCGGAACTCAAAGAGGAAATGCCCACAGTGTATCAGCAACTTCTGGAAGTTAGAGCTAAGCTGGAAAAGCACTTTAAAGAAGTTCAGGACCTGGAATTCACAATTGAGAAAGGAAAACTCTACATGCTTCAAACCAGAAATGGAAAGATGAATGCTGCGGCCCGTGTGAAAACTGCTGTGGATTTTGTTAAAGAAGGGGTAATCACCAAAGAGGAGGCCTTGCTCCGAATAAATCCTTCTGAACTTGACCAATTGATGCATAGAAGGGTTGATCCAAAGTACACTGGTAAACCGATCGCGGTGGGAATCCCAGCTTCACCTGGTGCAGCATCTGGTAGTGTTATTTTTGACGCTGATGAAGCAGAGCGGAGAGGCCGACTTGGCTGGAAAGTCATTTTGCTTCGTGAGGAGACGAAGCCAGAAGACATTCATGGCTTCTTCGCAGCTCAAGGAATTCTTACGAGCAAAGGTGGTAAAACAAGCCATGCTGCTGTGGTCGCAAGAGGGATGGGAAAACCCTGCGTAACTGGATGTGAGGATATTAAAATTGATTCCAGAGCGAGGGTTGCAACTGTGGGAAACATAAAGATAAGTGAGGGGGACATTGTCACAATCGATGGCACATCTGGCAGAGTTTGGTTGGGAGATGTACCGAAAATTGAGCCGGAAATCAGTGAAGAATTCAAAACCATTCTTGCCTGGGCAGACGAAATAAGAAAACTAGGCGTGAGAGCAAATGCGAACACACCTAAGGAGGCAGCACTTGCGATTTCATTCGGTGCTGAAGGGATAGGGCTATGCAGAACTGAAAGAATGTTCAACGAAACCAACCGCCTTCCAATAGTCCAGGAAATGATTCTTGCAGAGACATACGAGGAGCGGAAGAAATGCCTTGATAAACTCTTGCCATTCCAGAAACAGGACTTCATTGAAATTTTCAAGGTGATGAAGGAAAAACCAGTCACAATTCGACTTCTTGACCCACCCCTCCACGAATTCCTGCCGTCCCAGGAAGAACTGATGACTGAAATCGAGCGCCTAAAGAACTTCAGAAAAATTGTAGAAGCAATGCATGAACTGCCAGAAACGATTAAGCTCATGGACCCAAAACTTCATATGTATCTAGAGCCAGTTGAGAAAGTTTCTGCCGAATTGATGAAGTTAGGAGAGCAAAGAGTTGATGAAGACCTTCTCCGTCTTAAAGAAAACGTGCTGAGAAAAGTGAAGAATTTGGCTGAAGTAAATCCAATGCTTGGACATAGAGGTGTGCGTGTGGGTATTACTTATCCAGAGATTTACGAGATGCAAATCAGAGCAATTCTTGAGGCGGTAGCAGAGTTGCTTAAACAAGGTAATCAGGTAAATGCAGAGATCATGGTGCCGCAGGTGTGCACGGCTCAGGAGTTGAAATGGGTGCATGACATTCTAAAGAAGGTGCACAGAGAGGTTGAAGAGAAGTATGGGATAAAAGTGCCATACAAATTCGGGACAATGATTGAAGTTGTGAGGGCTTGCATGCGTGCTGGAAAACTCTCGGAATATGCAGAGTTCTTCAGCTTTGGCACAAATGACTTGACACAGGCAACCTTCAGTTTCTCAAGAGAGGATGCAGAGAACAAGTTCCTTCCCCTATACAACGAAAAGAAGATTCTCCAGGATAACCCATTTGAGATTTTAGATGTGAAAGGTGTGGGCAGATTAATGATGATTACCATAGAGTGGGGTAGAAAGACACGACCTGACCTGAAGGTTGGAATTTGTGGTGAACATGGAGGCGAACCTCGTTCAATAGAGTTCTGTCATTCCATTGGCGTGGACTATGTAAGTTGCTCGCCCTACAGAATTCCAATTGCAAGGGTCGCTGCTGCCCAGGCGGCAATAAAAGAGAAGATGGGAACACTAAAAAAGGAACCCTAA
- a CDS encoding DUF2791 family P-loop domain-containing protein, which translates to MEEMIGRENEFRQLVRILEEMQKGRGNTVIIEGEHGVGKTYLCEKFEEYCREKGILFVGADARRYDMGRPYSTFIQMLDDIRNLHPEFVPLGLAPFLGTRTLDIPDLRTAQSFLYEKVYAFVEAVSTEGLVLFFDNIEWMDASSVGLLHYLTMKAQQSRLLILCTYSQEDAKLNQNERIVTMISMLNTEKLCVRIRLGTLGKEESITVAKKYLKDANRLTLEQIYAYSRGNPGLIRDLCRHLSAEKDREIGLIAPEKLKLSFESKLAKLSPRELEVARVASVIGLSFEMGFLAKMCNQSEEELVDVLEKLINSEVIEEVGDKYVFKTPVIRAYLYSQLPQDVRAHIHKMAAEYISRKYREGEEKIYALAYHHFHGENYELALRYLLRSAELSYEEYAFERTLEFLKMAEKCAAYIGNIFLQAEVKSRIGDIYYGLGEFERAGEIYNRLIEEPVVKTDAKLHASLHLKLGNLANLRADYWEALKFYEKALEIAIGSKHEMEIAMAHRGCGYIYLRLGNWRKALDEYSIALGTAQKLHDTWLNGILFLELGNLYNMRGNLDDALMHYAMACKNFEKGKHYLDMGRALCNAGEVYVQKEDFAKADAKFIEALEYAKKTENESFVQWVETNHGFALIKLGKIDEAKKRCYAFVETCRMNKNRFGTARAFRVLGWAERELKNYLNAIEYFELALEIHQALGVQYELGRELWELGRTYEAMNEMEKAERYYARALEILGAIGASYYVKKLKGKLGRI; encoded by the coding sequence ATGGAGGAAATGATAGGTAGAGAGAACGAATTCCGACAACTGGTAAGGATACTCGAGGAGATGCAAAAAGGAAGGGGCAACACAGTTATAATAGAGGGAGAGCATGGAGTTGGAAAAACCTACCTCTGTGAAAAATTTGAGGAATACTGCAGAGAAAAGGGAATTCTCTTCGTCGGTGCAGACGCTCGGAGATATGACATGGGACGCCCCTATTCCACCTTTATTCAGATGCTCGATGACATAAGGAACCTGCACCCAGAATTTGTGCCTCTCGGGCTTGCGCCCTTTCTCGGAACTAGAACTCTGGACATCCCTGATTTGCGTACAGCGCAGAGTTTTCTCTACGAAAAGGTTTATGCATTTGTGGAAGCAGTCAGCACGGAAGGATTGGTGTTGTTTTTTGACAACATCGAATGGATGGATGCATCAAGTGTGGGACTGCTCCACTATCTCACAATGAAAGCGCAGCAGTCACGGTTGCTGATATTGTGCACATATTCGCAAGAAGATGCAAAACTAAATCAGAATGAGCGAATTGTCACAATGATTTCGATGCTAAATACCGAGAAGCTCTGTGTAAGAATACGTCTGGGAACTCTAGGAAAGGAGGAGAGTATTACTGTTGCTAAAAAGTATTTGAAAGACGCAAATCGCCTTACTCTAGAACAAATTTATGCATACTCCAGAGGCAATCCGGGCTTAATCCGGGACCTCTGCAGACATTTATCTGCGGAAAAAGATAGGGAAATTGGGTTGATTGCACCTGAAAAGCTTAAACTATCATTTGAGAGCAAGCTCGCTAAATTATCCCCTCGAGAGTTGGAAGTGGCAAGAGTTGCAAGTGTAATTGGACTCAGCTTTGAAATGGGATTTTTGGCAAAGATGTGCAATCAGAGCGAGGAAGAGCTCGTAGATGTTCTGGAAAAATTGATAAATTCTGAGGTCATTGAAGAAGTCGGAGATAAATATGTGTTTAAAACTCCTGTAATTCGGGCATACCTCTATTCCCAACTTCCACAGGATGTGCGTGCCCATATACATAAGATGGCTGCTGAATACATATCTAGAAAATACAGGGAAGGTGAGGAAAAAATTTATGCACTTGCATACCATCATTTTCACGGAGAAAACTACGAACTTGCACTTAGATATTTGCTGAGAAGCGCTGAGCTATCTTATGAAGAATATGCATTCGAACGCACATTGGAATTTCTAAAGATGGCAGAGAAGTGTGCAGCATACATCGGTAACATCTTTTTGCAAGCTGAAGTTAAGAGTAGAATAGGAGACATATATTACGGACTGGGCGAGTTTGAAAGGGCAGGTGAAATATACAACAGGTTGATTGAAGAACCAGTAGTTAAAACTGATGCAAAGCTTCATGCGTCACTCCATCTGAAACTTGGGAATTTGGCAAATCTTCGTGCTGATTACTGGGAAGCCCTGAAATTTTATGAGAAAGCCCTGGAAATTGCAATCGGCTCGAAACATGAAATGGAAATTGCAATGGCCCATAGGGGCTGTGGATACATTTACCTTCGTCTCGGAAACTGGCGGAAAGCGCTGGATGAATATTCCATAGCTCTTGGCACTGCTCAGAAACTTCATGACACATGGTTAAATGGAATTCTTTTCTTGGAACTTGGAAATCTGTACAACATGAGAGGCAACCTTGATGATGCGTTGATGCATTATGCAATGGCATGCAAAAATTTTGAAAAAGGGAAGCACTACCTGGACATGGGGAGAGCACTCTGCAATGCGGGCGAGGTCTATGTACAGAAAGAGGATTTTGCCAAAGCAGATGCAAAATTCATAGAAGCATTAGAGTATGCAAAAAAAACAGAGAACGAGAGCTTTGTGCAGTGGGTAGAGACCAATCACGGTTTTGCACTGATAAAGTTGGGCAAAATAGATGAAGCAAAGAAGCGATGTTATGCATTTGTAGAGACATGCAGAATGAACAAAAATAGGTTTGGAACTGCGAGAGCATTCAGGGTCCTAGGATGGGCAGAACGAGAATTGAAAAATTATCTAAACGCAATAGAATACTTCGAGCTTGCACTTGAGATTCATCAGGCACTGGGAGTGCAGTACGAACTTGGTCGTGAACTCTGGGAACTTGGAAGAACCTATGAGGCAATGAATGAAATGGAAAAAGCAGAACGATACTATGCCCGCGCCCTGGAAATTCTCGGGGCCATCGGTGCCAGCTATTATGTTAAAAAACTCAAAGGGAAGCTTGGAAGAATTTAG